In one window of Candidatus Omnitrophota bacterium DNA:
- the dnaB gene encoding replicative DNA helicase, translating into MGHQEVRIPPQNAEAEKSVLGAMLIDEEAIGTAIEILDESWFYDDAHRKIYAAVVDLYNNRKNVDLITLTSKLRDDGHLGEVGGETYLTSIIDMVPTAANVEHYANIVKEKGILRRLIHNSTEIVNSCYEPRQDIHGTLDTAERLIFEIADLKHRQPSIHIKELVKKTIETIDTLYQRKEYITGLPTTFTEFNRMTSGLQPSDLIIVAGRPSMGKSAFAASIAEYIGIEKKIPVAFFSLEMSKEQLVQRMLCSQARVDAHKVRSGFLSPSDWPKLTAAAGKLSNSAIFIDDTPAISAMELRAKARRLKSRHDIQLIVLDYLQLMRGSTKTDSRQQEISEISRSTKALARELHIPIIALSQLSRAVESREGNRPQLSDLRESGAIEQDADLVILMVREEYYRPTEENKGIAEIIIAKQRNGPVGTIKLTFIKEYMRFENLAHVD; encoded by the coding sequence ATGGGTCACCAAGAAGTAAGAATCCCCCCGCAGAACGCGGAAGCCGAGAAGTCCGTCCTGGGGGCCATGCTCATCGATGAGGAAGCCATCGGGACCGCGATCGAGATCCTTGACGAATCGTGGTTCTATGATGACGCCCACCGGAAGATCTACGCCGCCGTCGTCGACCTCTACAACAACCGCAAGAACGTCGACCTGATCACGCTCACCAGCAAGCTCCGGGACGATGGGCATCTGGGCGAGGTCGGGGGAGAGACGTACCTCACCTCGATCATCGACATGGTGCCCACCGCGGCCAATGTCGAGCATTACGCGAATATCGTCAAGGAAAAGGGGATCCTGCGCCGGCTCATCCACAACTCGACCGAGATCGTCAACAGCTGTTACGAGCCCCGGCAGGACATCCACGGCACCCTGGACACCGCCGAACGGCTGATCTTCGAAATTGCCGACCTGAAACACCGCCAGCCTTCCATCCATATCAAGGAACTCGTCAAGAAGACCATCGAGACGATCGACACCCTTTATCAGCGCAAAGAGTACATCACGGGCCTGCCCACGACGTTCACGGAGTTCAACCGGATGACCTCGGGGCTCCAGCCGTCGGACCTGATCATCGTGGCCGGCCGGCCGTCCATGGGCAAGAGCGCCTTCGCCGCTTCCATCGCCGAGTATATCGGGATCGAGAAGAAGATCCCCGTGGCCTTTTTCAGCCTGGAAATGTCCAAGGAGCAGCTTGTTCAGAGGATGCTTTGTTCCCAGGCCAGGGTTGACGCCCACAAGGTGCGTTCCGGATTTCTGTCCCCGTCCGATTGGCCGAAGCTGACGGCCGCGGCCGGCAAGCTGTCCAATTCGGCCATTTTTATCGATGATACCCCGGCGATTTCGGCCATGGAACTGCGCGCCAAGGCCAGGCGACTGAAATCCCGCCACGATATCCAGCTGATCGTCCTGGATTACCTGCAGCTGATGCGCGGGTCCACCAAAACCGACAGCCGCCAGCAGGAGATCTCCGAGATTTCCCGTTCGACCAAGGCCCTGGCCCGCGAACTCCATATCCCCATCATCGCCTTGAGCCAGTTGTCCCGGGCCGTGGAAAGCCGCGAAGGCAACAGGCCGCAGCTTTCCGACCTTCGGGAATCCGGCGCCATCGAACAGGACGCGGACCTGGTCATCCTGATGGTGCGGGAGGAGTATTACCGCCCCACAGAGGAGAACAAGGGGATCGCCGAGATCATCATCGCCAAACAGCGCAACGGCCCGGTGGGCACGATCAAACTCACGTTCATTAAAGAATATATGAGGTTCGAAAATCTTGCACATGTGGATTGA
- the lpxD gene encoding UDP-3-O-(3-hydroxymyristoyl)glucosamine N-acyltransferase — protein MEKTGLHKTLGDIALLIGGDVVGDPSVSITGISGIKEARDGDLAFVAHAKYFHLIGKTRAAAVIAPRGTSAAQKPLILTDNPSLAFSKVISLLSEIPAPRLSGIHPTAVIAKDAVLGKDVAVGPHVVIESGAEVGDKTVVFSGCYIGSRTVIGQGGLIYPNVTIREGLSIGDRVIIHSGAVIGADGFGFISVDGKHEKVPQVGTVVIGDDVEIGANVTIDRARFDKTVIGRGTKIDNLVQIAHNVRIGENCLIVSQVGISGSTTIGNNVTIAGQVGLAGHLTVGDNAVVASKSGVAGDIPANTTVWGIPAKEMGLAKRVNACVQRLPQYVKILSELKKKIEELENRLKESERRG, from the coding sequence ATGGAAAAAACGGGTCTTCATAAAACGTTGGGGGATATCGCCCTCTTGATCGGGGGGGACGTGGTCGGGGACCCCTCTGTCTCCATCACCGGGATTTCCGGCATCAAAGAGGCCCGGGACGGTGACCTCGCGTTCGTCGCCCATGCCAAATATTTTCACTTGATCGGAAAGACACGGGCCGCGGCCGTGATCGCGCCCCGCGGCACCTCTGCGGCGCAAAAACCTTTGATCCTCACGGACAATCCGTCCCTGGCGTTCTCCAAGGTTATATCCCTTTTGTCGGAGATCCCGGCGCCGCGGCTTTCCGGGATCCATCCCACCGCGGTGATCGCCAAGGACGCCGTTCTCGGCAAAGACGTCGCTGTCGGGCCGCACGTCGTCATCGAAAGCGGGGCGGAGGTCGGCGATAAGACCGTTGTTTTCAGCGGCTGTTACATCGGGTCCAGGACCGTCATCGGCCAGGGCGGCCTGATTTATCCGAACGTCACGATCCGGGAGGGGCTTTCTATCGGCGACCGGGTCATCATCCACAGCGGCGCCGTGATCGGGGCTGACGGATTCGGATTTATTTCGGTCGATGGAAAACATGAGAAGGTCCCCCAAGTCGGGACCGTGGTCATCGGGGACGACGTGGAGATCGGCGCCAATGTCACGATCGACCGCGCGCGGTTTGACAAAACCGTCATCGGGCGGGGGACGAAGATCGACAACCTTGTCCAGATCGCGCACAACGTGCGCATCGGCGAGAATTGCCTCATCGTGTCCCAGGTCGGCATCTCCGGCAGCACGACGATCGGGAACAATGTCACCATCGCCGGCCAGGTCGGCCTGGCGGGGCACCTGACCGTTGGCGATAACGCCGTTGTCGCTTCCAAATCCGGCGTTGCGGGCGATATCCCGGCCAACACCACGGTCTGGGGCATCCCGGCCAAGGAGATGGGGCTGGCGAAACGGGTCAACGCCTGCGTTCAGCGTCTGCCGCAGTATGTGAAGATCCTCAGCGAATTAAAAAAGAAAATCGAAGAGCTGGAGAACAGGCTCAAGGAATCGGAACGCCGGGGTTGA
- the rpsR gene encoding 30S ribosomal protein S18 translates to MENRRNSRSSSSNSRTGGKQRRDRGSARPRSARPSKYTLPPDVKIEYKNLALLQRFTTERGKIVSRRLSGLNAHKQREMGLAIKWARYLGLLPVGAKRRQ, encoded by the coding sequence GTGGAAAATAGACGCAATAGTCGCAGTAGCAGCAGCAACAGCAGGACCGGCGGTAAACAGCGCAGGGACCGTGGTTCGGCCCGGCCGAGGTCGGCCAGGCCGTCCAAATATACGCTTCCGCCGGACGTGAAAATTGAGTACAAGAATCTGGCCCTTCTGCAGCGTTTTACCACCGAACGGGGGAAGATCGTTTCCCGCCGGCTGTCGGGCCTGAACGCGCATAAGCAGCGCGAGATGGGGCTGGCCATTAAATGGGCCAGGTATCTCGGGCTTTTACCCGTCGGCGCCAAGCGCCGGCAATAA
- the lysS gene encoding lysine--tRNA ligase, which yields MEIDDIKGIRIGKLKNLQAKGVVPYGRKFVCTHSVAEALKGFEEEKEVVVAGRIMANRKHGKVLFMDLKDQTGKMQLYVKADHLPADQFAIFEELDLGDIIGVKGTLFTTKTGQQSVRVSEVTVLSKSLMCLPEKWHGLKDVEIRYRQRYVDLIANDPVRDLFIKRSKIVTRIRSFLDQRGFLEVETPMLQPLPGGARGRPFKSKHNAYDMDVYMRIAPELYLKRLLVGGLERVYEMNRNFRNEGISTRHNPEFTMLEVYQAYADFEDMMKLTEDLISTLAKEVTGSYQVPYQGQTIDFTPPWKRKSFAGLVKEKFGIDPEDDAAAMLKKVKAVKGERVKVEALTRSGIMKIVEEALEEGATMDPLFIVDYFAFLSPLAKTFPDRPAIAQRFECFVAGMEVGNAYTELNDPQEQRQRLIEDLKDDTETGLRTFDEDFVNALEYGMPPAGGLGIGIDRLVMLLTDAPSIRDVILFPLLKPHEEKENRST from the coding sequence ATGGAAATCGATGATATCAAAGGGATACGGATCGGCAAGCTGAAGAACCTTCAGGCCAAGGGCGTTGTGCCTTACGGCCGGAAATTTGTCTGCACCCATTCCGTGGCAGAGGCCCTCAAGGGGTTCGAGGAGGAAAAAGAAGTGGTTGTGGCCGGCCGGATCATGGCCAACCGCAAGCACGGCAAAGTCCTCTTCATGGATCTCAAGGACCAGACCGGGAAAATGCAGCTCTATGTCAAAGCCGACCACCTGCCGGCAGACCAGTTTGCCATTTTCGAAGAGCTCGACCTCGGCGATATCATCGGCGTTAAAGGCACCCTCTTTACGACCAAGACCGGCCAACAGAGCGTCCGCGTTTCCGAGGTGACGGTCTTGTCCAAGTCCCTGATGTGCCTGCCGGAGAAATGGCACGGCCTCAAGGACGTGGAGATCCGCTACCGCCAGAGATACGTGGACCTGATCGCCAACGATCCTGTCCGCGACCTTTTTATCAAGCGCAGCAAAATCGTCACCCGGATCCGTTCGTTCCTGGATCAGCGCGGGTTTCTGGAAGTGGAAACGCCCATGCTCCAGCCCCTGCCGGGCGGGGCCAGGGGCCGTCCCTTCAAAAGCAAGCACAACGCTTACGACATGGACGTGTACATGCGCATCGCCCCGGAATTGTACCTGAAGCGGCTTCTCGTCGGCGGGCTTGAGAGGGTTTATGAAATGAACCGGAATTTCCGCAATGAAGGCATCTCCACGCGCCATAATCCGGAATTCACCATGCTCGAGGTTTACCAGGCCTACGCCGATTTCGAGGACATGATGAAACTCACCGAAGATCTTATCAGCACCCTGGCCAAGGAGGTCACCGGCTCTTACCAGGTCCCTTATCAGGGGCAGACCATTGATTTCACCCCGCCCTGGAAGCGCAAGTCGTTCGCCGGCCTGGTCAAGGAAAAGTTCGGCATCGATCCCGAGGACGACGCGGCGGCCATGCTTAAGAAGGTCAAGGCCGTCAAAGGCGAGCGGGTGAAGGTCGAGGCCCTGACCCGGTCGGGGATCATGAAGATCGTGGAAGAGGCCCTGGAGGAGGGCGCGACCATGGACCCGTTGTTCATCGTGGATTATTTCGCTTTCCTGTCCCCGCTGGCCAAGACGTTCCCGGACCGTCCGGCGATTGCCCAGCGTTTTGAATGTTTCGTCGCCGGGATGGAGGTCGGCAACGCCTACACCGAGTTGAACGACCCCCAGGAACAGCGCCAGCGGCTGATCGAAGATTTGAAGGACGACACGGAAACCGGGCTGCGGACATTCGATGAGGATTTCGTCAATGCTTTGGAATACGGCATGCCGCCGGCCGGCGGGCTGGGGATCGGCATCGACCGCCTGGTCATGCTTCTGACCGACGCTCCGTCGATCCGGGACGTGATCCTGTTCCCGCTCTTGAAGCCGCATGAGGAGAAAGAAAATAGGAGCACATGA
- the bamA gene encoding outer membrane protein assembly factor BamA encodes MEPPEKAPAAAPAVPKAPDAQEPPPAVSPEKKKVVKSIEIKGNKSISLPTILAKIKTRAGQEYLQSVISDDIKRLYNTGFFSDVRVDREDFEGGFKVLFYVTEKSIVDKITFSKLRYFNPKGIVKKLKSKKGKFLDNKELNDDVRTIEDMYTKKGLTSVSVTVETERDELNNKTAIHFVIKEGVRIKVKRIRIKGNTAFKDKRIMKVIKTRPDSLFTSGYLKKDILAEDMDRIKAFYEREGFIDATVSHELEEMTPSRLIVRINIEEGKRYYVEKITLSGNKVADDDEVIAVMNEVKVGGIFSRDKLTVDLSSIRTLYFDKGYIFANVRESTSLNPDTGKVEVKLDVEEGNLAYVNRIKIQGNDRTRDIVIRREMRLYPGDQFDGEKLRRSKQRLQNLGYFEDISYDIEDTDSPSKKDLVVQVKEAKTGTFSFGGGYSTIDQLVGFVEVEQKNFDFTNFPTFTGGGQNLLLRAESGSTRNNMRLSFTEPWLFDYPISGGFDAYRSERSRERDVGYAYDEKRTGGDIRFGKQFTEYFSGSVMYGRENVTIDNFEANVSADLLAEQGKNTISRVSFNLSRDSRDSVFNPTKGLYLSGTADVAGGPFGGDKDFMRFTPRASYNIPFKFDSVLEFRVLAGFADAYGDNSKVPIFERYFAGGARTIRGYNERKVGPLDPVTEDPLGGESMLVGNIEYTIPIIDFLKLATFFDTGNVWSKVDDFGTGDFKSGFGLGLRVKTPIGPINLDYGYPLSDEPGEEDKSGKFYFSVSRGF; translated from the coding sequence GTGGAGCCTCCTGAAAAGGCCCCGGCCGCCGCTCCTGCCGTCCCCAAGGCCCCTGACGCCCAGGAACCGCCCCCTGCCGTTTCCCCGGAAAAGAAAAAAGTGGTCAAATCCATTGAGATCAAGGGGAACAAGTCCATCAGCCTGCCGACGATCCTTGCCAAGATCAAGACCAGGGCCGGCCAGGAATATCTCCAGAGCGTTATCAGCGACGATATCAAGCGTCTTTACAACACCGGGTTCTTTTCGGACGTGCGGGTGGACCGCGAGGATTTTGAGGGCGGCTTCAAGGTCCTTTTTTACGTGACGGAAAAATCCATCGTGGACAAGATCACGTTTTCCAAGCTTCGCTATTTCAACCCTAAGGGGATCGTCAAAAAACTGAAGTCCAAAAAAGGAAAGTTCCTCGACAACAAAGAGCTCAATGACGACGTCCGCACGATCGAGGACATGTATACCAAGAAAGGGCTGACCAGCGTCTCCGTGACGGTGGAGACCGAGCGCGACGAACTGAACAACAAGACCGCGATCCATTTCGTCATTAAGGAAGGCGTGCGGATCAAGGTCAAACGGATCCGGATCAAAGGCAACACCGCTTTTAAGGACAAACGGATCATGAAGGTCATCAAGACCCGTCCCGACTCGCTGTTTACCTCCGGCTATCTGAAGAAGGACATCCTGGCCGAGGACATGGACCGTATCAAGGCCTTCTATGAGAGGGAAGGGTTCATCGACGCGACCGTGAGCCATGAATTGGAGGAGATGACCCCGTCCCGGCTGATCGTCCGGATCAATATTGAAGAAGGCAAGCGTTATTATGTCGAAAAGATCACCCTGTCCGGCAACAAGGTCGCGGACGACGATGAGGTCATCGCCGTGATGAATGAAGTCAAGGTCGGAGGGATCTTCAGCCGCGACAAGCTGACCGTTGACCTGTCCAGCATCCGCACGCTGTATTTCGATAAGGGTTACATCTTCGCCAATGTCCGCGAATCCACGTCCCTGAATCCTGACACCGGCAAGGTCGAGGTCAAGCTGGATGTCGAAGAGGGAAATCTGGCGTATGTCAACCGGATCAAGATCCAGGGCAACGACCGGACCCGCGACATTGTCATCCGCCGGGAGATGAGGCTTTACCCGGGGGACCAGTTCGACGGCGAGAAGCTGCGCCGCAGCAAGCAGCGCCTGCAGAACCTCGGGTATTTCGAAGACATCAGTTACGACATTGAAGACACGGACTCGCCCAGCAAGAAGGACCTTGTTGTCCAGGTGAAAGAGGCCAAGACCGGGACCTTCAGTTTCGGCGGCGGTTACAGCACGATCGATCAGTTGGTGGGCTTTGTCGAGGTGGAACAGAAAAATTTCGACTTCACGAATTTCCCGACGTTCACCGGCGGCGGCCAGAACCTCCTCTTGCGCGCGGAATCCGGGTCCACCCGGAACAACATGCGCCTGAGTTTCACCGAGCCGTGGCTGTTCGATTACCCGATCTCCGGCGGCTTTGATGCCTACCGGTCCGAGCGCAGCCGGGAACGGGACGTCGGTTATGCCTATGACGAAAAGCGCACCGGCGGGGACATCCGCTTCGGCAAACAATTCACGGAATATTTCTCCGGCAGCGTGATGTACGGCCGTGAGAACGTCACCATCGACAATTTTGAGGCCAATGTTTCGGCAGACCTTCTGGCCGAGCAGGGCAAAAACACCATCAGCCGGGTGAGCTTCAACCTCTCGCGGGACAGCCGCGACAGCGTGTTCAACCCGACCAAGGGGCTGTACCTCAGCGGGACGGCGGACGTGGCCGGCGGGCCTTTCGGCGGGGACAAAGATTTTATGCGTTTCACCCCGCGGGCGAGTTATAATATTCCGTTCAAATTTGATTCCGTCCTGGAGTTCCGCGTCCTGGCCGGCTTTGCCGACGCCTATGGCGACAACAGCAAGGTCCCGATTTTCGAGCGGTACTTTGCCGGCGGCGCCCGGACCATCCGCGGTTACAACGAGCGCAAGGTCGGCCCGCTGGACCCGGTGACCGAGGACCCTCTGGGCGGCGAGAGCATGCTGGTCGGCAACATCGAATACACGATCCCTATCATCGACTTCCTGAAATTGGCGACGTTTTTCGACACCGGGAACGTCTGGTCGAAAGTGGATGACTTCGGCACCGGGGATTTCAAGTCCGGCTTCGGCCTGGGCCTGAGGGTCAAGACCCCCATCGGGCCGATCAACCTGGACTACGGTTATCCATTGAGCGACGAACCCGGTGAGGAAGACAAGTCGGGGAAATTTTATTTTAGCGTGAGCCGCGGATTCTGA
- the rplI gene encoding 50S ribosomal protein L9 — protein MEVILCQDVPKLGKVGKLVKVKDGYARNYLLPRKLACAATPANLKVVEHRKAKIEAENKKKVDEAQAVADKLNKVSCTVAVEVNDLEKMYGSVTEIDIARALDVEGFPVDKKSIVLEKPIEELGIFEIPIKLHPEVTAKIRLWVTKK, from the coding sequence ATGGAAGTGATTTTGTGTCAGGATGTGCCCAAATTGGGCAAGGTCGGAAAGCTCGTGAAAGTGAAGGACGGCTATGCCCGGAATTATCTGCTGCCCCGGAAGCTGGCCTGCGCGGCCACGCCGGCCAATTTGAAGGTCGTTGAGCACCGGAAAGCCAAGATCGAGGCCGAGAATAAGAAGAAGGTGGACGAGGCCCAGGCCGTGGCGGACAAACTCAACAAGGTCTCCTGCACCGTGGCCGTCGAGGTCAACGACCTCGAGAAGATGTACGGGTCCGTGACGGAAATCGACATCGCCAGGGCCCTGGACGTCGAAGGGTTCCCCGTTGACAAAAAATCCATTGTTCTTGAAAAGCCGATCGAGGAATTGGGAATTTTTGAAATCCCCATCAAGCTTCATCCGGAAGTGACAGCCAAGATACGGTTATGGGTCACCAAGAAGTAA
- the lpxI gene encoding UDP-2,3-diacylglucosamine diphosphatase LpxI (LpxI, functionally equivalent to LpxH, replaces it in LPS biosynthesis in a minority of bacteria.) → MPIQPIGLIAGNGKFPILFARAAKAQNMRVVAAAIRGDTSWLIKPFTDRLAWFKVGELKKLFQYFRDEGVKQVIMAGQVNPGNLFDETVELDQEFQVLLQALRDRKADTIFKAIADKLREHDLELLDSTLLLKDYMAPQGTLTKRGPTESELADMEFGRTIAKAMGGLDVGQTVVIKEKAIVAIEAMEGTDRCILRGGAIARQGAVVVKMSKPKQDERFDVPVIGPRTIKHMIRAKAGCIAIEAQKTLIIDRPVCIQMANRAGICVVAS, encoded by the coding sequence ATGCCCATCCAACCCATCGGCCTGATCGCCGGCAACGGCAAATTTCCCATCCTTTTCGCCCGTGCGGCCAAAGCCCAGAACATGAGAGTTGTGGCGGCCGCCATTCGCGGGGACACCTCGTGGCTCATCAAGCCGTTTACCGACCGCCTGGCCTGGTTCAAGGTCGGCGAGCTCAAGAAACTTTTTCAATATTTCCGGGACGAAGGGGTGAAGCAGGTGATCATGGCTGGCCAGGTCAACCCCGGGAACCTTTTCGATGAGACCGTTGAGCTGGACCAGGAATTCCAGGTGCTTCTCCAGGCCCTCCGGGACAGAAAGGCCGACACGATTTTCAAGGCCATCGCCGACAAATTGCGGGAGCACGACCTTGAGCTTCTGGATTCCACTCTGCTTTTGAAAGATTATATGGCCCCGCAAGGGACCCTGACCAAGCGCGGCCCCACGGAGAGCGAACTGGCGGACATGGAGTTCGGCCGCACCATTGCCAAGGCCATGGGCGGGCTGGACGTGGGCCAGACCGTTGTGATCAAGGAAAAAGCCATCGTGGCCATCGAGGCCATGGAGGGCACCGACCGCTGTATCCTGAGGGGGGGGGCCATCGCCCGTCAGGGGGCGGTCGTGGTGAAAATGAGCAAGCCCAAGCAGGACGAGCGTTTCGACGTCCCGGTGATCGGTCCGCGGACGATCAAGCACATGATCCGGGCCAAGGCCGGTTGTATCGCCATCGAGGCCCAGAAAACCCTCATCATCGACCGGCCGGTCTGCATTCAGATGGCCAACCGGGCCGGAATCTGCGTGGTCGCGTCCTAG
- the lpxC gene encoding UDP-3-O-acyl-N-acetylglucosamine deacetylase, protein MIPPAIAKAMTDPQKTIRSEFSLKGVGLHTGNAAEARFKPAPQDHGISFVRTDLPGRPVVKVGPDSILGEAPLPRCTTIGRQPALIHTVEHMMSVLCGLGIDNLIVEINNNELPGLDGSGLEYLKALKAVGVLEQKAARQYFDVKEPVGVCRDGASIFVVPDPEFKISYVLDYPNPFLRSQFFSTTVTGEIFEREIAPCRTFCLEEEAKRLQSSQLGLGANYQNTLVVGEKGVINNQVRFPDEFARHKVLDFIGDLYLLGKPIRGQVFAVKSGHTLNIALLKKLSSGQPSVPTEPAAPFVPQIPGDSVRALTIEQIMQILPHRYPFLLVDRVTEMEKGKRAVGIKNVTINDNFFEGHFPSRPIMPGVLMVEALAQLGGIVVLTDEKHRGQLALFMGADSVKFRKLVVPGDQLVLDVSVVRDRSRTAVIHGEARVNGEIVTEADILVSFTDNTFLN, encoded by the coding sequence TTGATTCCTCCGGCAATCGCCAAGGCCATGACAGATCCTCAGAAAACCATCAGAAGCGAATTTTCCCTGAAGGGGGTGGGATTGCACACGGGCAATGCCGCCGAAGCCCGCTTCAAACCGGCGCCGCAGGACCACGGGATCTCTTTTGTCCGCACCGACCTTCCGGGCCGCCCTGTTGTCAAGGTGGGGCCGGACAGTATCCTGGGGGAGGCCCCTCTGCCCCGCTGTACGACCATCGGCCGCCAGCCGGCCCTCATTCACACCGTCGAGCACATGATGAGCGTCCTCTGCGGCCTGGGGATCGACAATCTGATCGTTGAAATCAACAACAACGAACTGCCGGGCCTGGACGGGAGCGGTTTGGAATATTTGAAGGCGTTGAAGGCCGTCGGCGTCCTGGAGCAGAAGGCCGCCCGGCAATATTTTGACGTCAAAGAGCCCGTCGGCGTTTGCCGGGACGGGGCGTCGATCTTTGTCGTCCCGGACCCGGAATTCAAGATTTCTTATGTTTTGGATTACCCGAACCCGTTCTTGAGGTCACAGTTTTTTTCCACAACGGTGACGGGCGAGATTTTCGAGCGCGAGATCGCGCCCTGCCGAACGTTTTGCCTGGAAGAGGAAGCCAAGCGCCTGCAGTCCAGCCAGCTGGGGCTGGGGGCGAATTATCAGAACACGCTTGTCGTCGGGGAAAAAGGCGTCATCAATAATCAGGTGCGGTTCCCCGATGAATTTGCCCGGCACAAGGTCCTGGATTTCATCGGCGATTTGTATCTTTTGGGAAAGCCCATCCGCGGCCAGGTGTTCGCGGTCAAGAGCGGGCACACGCTCAATATCGCCCTGTTGAAGAAACTTTCCAGCGGACAGCCGTCCGTCCCGACGGAACCGGCGGCGCCCTTTGTCCCGCAGATCCCCGGGGACAGCGTCCGAGCCCTCACGATCGAGCAGATCATGCAGATCCTCCCTCACCGTTATCCGTTCTTGCTGGTGGACCGGGTCACGGAGATGGAGAAGGGGAAAAGGGCCGTCGGGATCAAGAACGTCACGATCAACGACAACTTTTTCGAAGGCCATTTCCCCTCCCGCCCGATCATGCCCGGTGTTCTCATGGTCGAGGCCCTGGCCCAGCTGGGCGGCATCGTGGTCCTGACCGATGAAAAACATCGCGGACAGCTGGCCCTGTTCATGGGCGCCGACAGCGTGAAATTCCGCAAGCTTGTCGTTCCCGGCGACCAGCTTGTCCTGGACGTGTCCGTGGTCCGAGACCGGTCCCGAACCGCCGTGATCCACGGAGAAGCCCGCGTCAACGGCGAAATCGTCACCGAAGCCGACATCCTCGTGTCCTTCACAGATAATACTTTTCTTAATTGA
- the lpxA gene encoding acyl-ACP--UDP-N-acetylglucosamine O-acyltransferase, with product MEGLNIHKTAVVNPDAKLSPGVTVGAYSIVGSDVTIGDNVKIGDHCVIDGQTTVGKNSQVFTGAIIGSAPQDKKYSGQDNVYLTIGENNIIREYVTINTGTVEGGGKTVIGKNNLLMAYSHVAHDCVIGNNCVMANVGTLAGHVTLEDNAIVGGLTAVHQFVRLGRLSIVGGCSKVVQDIPPFSMCDGHPAKVYNLNLVGLKRANVSLKTVNVLKKAFKILFFSGLSKTHAIAQLEKDLEPCPEVEHLIFFAKMTKRGLCS from the coding sequence ATGGAAGGACTGAACATTCACAAGACCGCGGTCGTTAATCCGGACGCCAAGCTTTCTCCCGGCGTGACGGTGGGGGCCTATTCCATCGTCGGGTCGGACGTCACCATCGGTGACAACGTCAAGATCGGGGACCATTGCGTGATCGACGGCCAGACCACGGTCGGCAAGAACAGCCAGGTCTTCACCGGCGCCATCATCGGCAGCGCCCCCCAGGACAAGAAATACTCCGGCCAGGACAACGTCTATCTCACCATCGGCGAAAACAACATCATCCGCGAATATGTGACCATCAACACCGGGACCGTCGAGGGCGGAGGCAAGACCGTCATCGGCAAGAACAACCTGCTGATGGCGTATTCCCATGTGGCCCATGACTGCGTGATCGGCAACAATTGCGTCATGGCCAACGTGGGGACGCTGGCCGGCCATGTGACGCTTGAAGACAACGCGATCGTCGGCGGGTTGACCGCTGTCCATCAGTTTGTCCGGCTGGGCCGCCTGTCGATCGTGGGAGGCTGTTCCAAGGTCGTCCAGGACATCCCGCCGTTTTCCATGTGCGACGGACATCCGGCCAAAGTTTACAACCTGAATCTCGTCGGATTGAAGCGCGCGAACGTGTCCCTGAAGACCGTCAACGTCCTGAAAAAGGCGTTTAAGATTTTGTTTTTTTCCGGGCTTTCCAAGACACACGCCATCGCCCAGCTTGAGAAAGATCTGGAGCCGTGCCCGGAGGTCGAGCACCTCATCTTCTTCGCCAAGATGACCAAACGCGGGTTGTGCAGCTGA
- a CDS encoding OmpH family outer membrane protein, producing the protein MKTLRLLMTAAVFSVFLTGVAMAQTPMKIATMDLSKVFDNYEKTKAYDTEFEAKYKAVEQDRNQKIEKLREANNKLALVKEDEKMKLQKEIDQMTSELRDYDRQKEIDFQKERNDKVREILLEVEKVVSEYSKAEKIDIVLNDRVLIYGNEILDISETILNKLNESYNKAAK; encoded by the coding sequence GTGAAGACGTTAAGACTTTTGATGACAGCCGCCGTGTTTTCGGTGTTCCTGACGGGTGTGGCGATGGCCCAGACCCCGATGAAGATCGCGACCATGGACCTGAGCAAGGTGTTCGACAATTATGAGAAGACCAAGGCCTATGACACCGAGTTCGAGGCCAAATACAAGGCCGTCGAGCAGGATCGCAACCAGAAGATCGAGAAGCTGAGGGAGGCCAATAACAAGCTGGCCCTGGTCAAGGAAGACGAGAAGATGAAACTGCAGAAAGAGATCGACCAGATGACCAGCGAACTGCGCGATTACGACCGCCAGAAGGAGATCGATTTTCAGAAAGAGCGCAACGACAAGGTCCGCGAGATACTCCTGGAAGTTGAGAAAGTGGTCAGCGAGTATTCCAAGGCCGAGAAGATCGATATCGTCCTCAATGACCGGGTCTTGATTTACGGCAATGAGATCTTGGACATTTCCGAAACGATCCTGAATAAACTCAACGAGAGTTACAACAAGGCCGCCAAGTAG